The proteins below are encoded in one region of Pseudomonadota bacterium:
- a CDS encoding thioredoxin domain-containing protein, with protein MSKGSMIVTILVAFVAGFMIGNIAGSTGSGGKGDEHVAIAEAAAGAEVDGPERFKVPVTGAQPSRGTKDALITITEFSDYQCPFCKRVEPTMTQLEKEYAGKLRIVWRDNPLPFHKDAEPAAEAALEARAQGGDAKFWQMHKLLFDNQQALTRADLDKYAQQIGLDMGKFKRALDTHSHKARINADKQLAAKVGARGTPAFFINGRFLSGAQPIQNFKNIIDDELKRAERLVKKGVSKAKLYATLTKNAKTEAAPPAPARQQARRQPDPRAVYKVPVGSSAQKGPKDALVTIVEFSDFQCPFCSRVGPTLAQIEKEYGSQVRVVFKHNPLPFHKEAGPAAQAAIEAQKQGKFWEMHDKLFENQRALTRADLDKYAKELGLNMARFKKALDSNKYQAVIDEDQKLARSLGASGTPSFFINGRSLRGAQPFPSFKTLIDEELNKAKALARSVPKGQLYAKIIAQGATAPKYIDAPAPSPGAAPAPAPDKVYAIPVPTNAPRKGSRKAKVVIQEFSDFQCPFCSRVLPTMKQVMDQYGDKVALVWRNYPLPFHNEAMPAAQAALEVFAQGGVKKFWAYHDLLFANQRALSRADLRKYAQQVGGIDLARFKKALDANKHKKAVEADMEAVRKAGAQIGTPSFFINGRLLQGAQPFQAFKAAVDRALEES; from the coding sequence ATGAGCAAGGGATCGATGATAGTCACTATTCTGGTCGCTTTTGTTGCCGGATTCATGATCGGCAACATCGCCGGTTCGACCGGCTCCGGGGGCAAGGGCGATGAGCACGTTGCAATCGCCGAGGCCGCGGCCGGGGCCGAAGTCGACGGCCCCGAACGTTTCAAAGTCCCGGTCACCGGAGCGCAGCCCAGCCGCGGAACCAAAGACGCGTTGATAACCATCACGGAGTTCAGCGATTACCAGTGTCCGTTTTGCAAGCGGGTCGAGCCCACGATGACGCAGCTCGAGAAGGAGTATGCGGGCAAGCTGAGGATCGTGTGGCGCGACAATCCGCTGCCTTTCCACAAGGACGCCGAGCCCGCGGCGGAGGCTGCCCTCGAGGCGCGCGCACAGGGCGGCGATGCCAAGTTCTGGCAGATGCACAAGCTGCTGTTTGACAATCAGCAGGCCCTAACGCGAGCCGATCTGGACAAGTACGCGCAACAGATCGGGCTCGACATGGGCAAGTTCAAGCGCGCGCTCGACACGCACAGCCACAAGGCTCGCATCAACGCCGACAAGCAGCTGGCGGCCAAGGTGGGCGCTCGCGGCACGCCGGCGTTCTTCATCAACGGACGTTTCCTGTCGGGCGCGCAACCGATCCAGAACTTCAAGAACATCATCGATGACGAGCTCAAGCGCGCCGAGCGGCTCGTGAAAAAGGGCGTCTCCAAGGCGAAGCTGTACGCCACGCTCACCAAGAACGCCAAGACCGAAGCTGCACCGCCCGCGCCGGCTCGACAGCAGGCGCGTCGTCAGCCGGACCCCAGGGCTGTGTACAAGGTGCCGGTGGGCAGTTCCGCGCAAAAGGGTCCCAAGGACGCCTTGGTCACGATCGTGGAATTCAGCGACTTCCAATGTCCATTCTGCAGTCGCGTCGGGCCCACGCTCGCGCAGATCGAGAAGGAGTACGGATCGCAGGTTCGTGTCGTCTTCAAGCACAATCCGCTGCCCTTCCACAAGGAAGCGGGTCCGGCTGCCCAGGCCGCTATCGAGGCCCAGAAACAAGGCAAGTTCTGGGAAATGCACGACAAGTTGTTCGAGAACCAGCGCGCGCTCACACGGGCGGATTTGGACAAGTACGCCAAGGAGCTCGGGCTGAACATGGCGCGTTTCAAGAAAGCGCTGGATTCGAACAAGTATCAGGCCGTTATCGACGAAGATCAGAAGCTAGCCCGGTCTCTTGGCGCCTCGGGCACGCCCTCGTTCTTCATCAATGGCCGCAGCCTGCGCGGTGCTCAGCCTTTCCCGTCCTTCAAGACGCTGATCGACGAGGAGCTCAACAAGGCGAAGGCGTTGGCCCGCAGCGTTCCAAAGGGACAGCTGTACGCCAAGATCATCGCGCAGGGTGCGACGGCGCCCAAGTACATCGATGCGCCGGCTCCGAGCCCGGGCGCAGCCCCGGCGCCAGCCCCGGACAAGGTGTACGCCATCCCCGTTCCGACCAATGCTCCGCGTAAGGGGTCTCGCAAGGCCAAAGTCGTCATTCAGGAGTTCAGCGACTTCCAGTGTCCGTTCTGCAGCCGTGTCTTGCCCACGATGAAGCAGGTCATGGACCAGTACGGAGACAAGGTAGCCCTGGTGTGGCGCAACTACCCGCTTCCTTTCCACAACGAAGCCATGCCAGCCGCACAAGCGGCGCTCGAAGTGTTCGCGCAAGGCGGCGTGAAGAAGTTCTGGGCCTACCATGACCTGTTGTTTGCCAATCAGCGTGCGCTATCGCGCGCCGACCTGAGGAAATACGCGCAGCAGGTCGGGGGCATCGATCTCGCACGCTTCAAGAAGGCGCTCGACGCCAACAAACACAAGAAGGCCGTCGAAGCCGACATGGAAGCGGTTCGCAAGGCCGGTGCTCAGATCGGCACGCCTTCGTTCTTCATCAACGGCCGACTGCTGCAGGGAGCCCAGCCGTTTCAAGCGTTTAAGGCGGCTGTCGATCGCGCCCTGGAGGAGAGCTAG
- a CDS encoding zinc ribbon domain-containing protein: MQIPANRTNCHEGGSGDREPVIGAFVEALLRVPTYVYVCDGCTSEFEREQRISEDPIKECPNCGASKARRLITQGNFILKGRGWYADGYGSKKAPEDKPDKSKPGKDAQADKGESTKAGPGQSNASDTASTKASGESSSSKSGTGKNAA; the protein is encoded by the coding sequence TTGCAAATCCCGGCGAACCGGACGAACTGTCATGAGGGTGGCAGCGGGGACCGCGAGCCCGTAATCGGGGCGTTTGTGGAGGCGTTGCTCAGGGTGCCTACCTATGTGTATGTGTGCGACGGCTGCACCAGCGAATTCGAACGCGAGCAGCGCATCAGCGAAGACCCGATCAAGGAGTGTCCGAACTGCGGGGCATCCAAGGCGCGCCGGTTGATCACGCAGGGTAACTTCATTCTCAAGGGGCGTGGCTGGTACGCCGACGGCTACGGTTCGAAAAAGGCGCCGGAGGACAAGCCCGACAAGTCGAAGCCCGGCAAGGACGCACAAGCGGACAAGGGCGAATCGACCAAGGCCGGCCCGGGCCAATCCAACGCATCGGATACGGCCTCGACCAAGGCGTCCGGCGAGTCGTCGTCATCGAAGTCGGGCACCGGCAAGAACGCCGCCTAG